One genomic window of Triplophysa rosa linkage group LG11, Trosa_1v2, whole genome shotgun sequence includes the following:
- the hmgxb4a gene encoding HMG domain-containing protein 4a isoform X2: MTMAFEEIKKKGMMEVSGMEGDVGLVAGRSQREKRRSYKDLLREEEEIAAQVRKTSKKQHKDSDLFLLGTDSHKKKKKHSSEEYYHRDHHSSGQPAHKKKRKSSDRSPSLSSSHPSNSADTAMGLLEAITSPLATGSDPAPHLHKKPSYPTHASTHSTSKDRKREGGSKSGHLYSHSRPPGSSSSKKHSSSSKSLLFHGGAGKGEPLTLCEAEGLKMKLILSSKEKNDGLETNEGFSFPHHTSSSSSGAVGHHPSSSSKKGAEKKEKDKTSKPPKKKQHSQEPLPVVGKEVEVVGHYGGSFGPVGADSSSSGELEAGELVIDDSFTHLSKKKKKSKKSKKKKDKERDREREKGSREKKHSKGGSGGKKSPGDPSRSHSHSHSSTNHSLSGGMYAMAPPTLAHHHHHQNVEVMVEKKKKKEEKEREKQEKDKSKKKNTTAYQVFCKEYRVNINAEQPGLVFGELSKKLAEVWKQLPEKDKLVWRQKAQYLQHKQNKAEAMTVKRRTSTTSDSKSKGVSKAVGLGAGLTPQSRSAMGMSLSPARVPDVDPIDAAAHLQLLGESLSLIGHRLQETEGMVAVSGSLSVLLDSILCALGPLTCLTAQVPQLNGCPRNLLKLDWND, from the exons ATGACCATGGCCTTTGAGGAGATAAAGAAGAAAGGAATGATGG AGGTGTCAGGGATGGAAGGAGACGTTGGTCTTGTTGCCGGTCGCAGCCAGAGGGAGAAGAGGCGGTCGTATAAAGATCTGTTAAGAGAGGAAGAAGAAATCGCAGCGCAGGTGCGCAAAACCTCCAAGAAACAACACAAG GACTCTGATCTTTTTCTATTAGGAACAGATTCtcacaagaaaaaaaagaagcaCTCGAGTGAAGAATACTACCACAGAg ATCATCACAGCTCCGGTCAGCCCGCACACAAGAAAAAGCGCAAGTCTTCAGATCGTTCGCCCTCCCTCTCCTCCTCCCACCCGTCCAATTCCGCAGACACAGCCATGGGCCTCCTGGAGGCCATCACCTCACCGCTGGCCACGGGCTCTGACCCCGCCCCTCACCTCCACAAAAAACCATCTTACCCCACTCACGCCAGCACTCACTCCACCTCCAAAGACCGCAAGCGTGAGGGCGGCTCCAAGAGCGGCCACCTCTACTCCCATTCGCGCCCGCCCGGCTCGTCTTCCTCTAAGAAACACTCCTCATCCTCGAAATCGCTGCTGTTTCATGGAGGAGCTGGGAAAGGAGAGCCGCTGACCCTGTGTGAAGCCGAAGGTCTGAAGATGAAACTCATCCTTTCCTCAAAGGAAAAGAATGACGGTTtagagacaaatgagggattCTCCTTTCCACACCACACGTCTTCCTCATCCTCAGGTGCTGTGGGCCATCATCCGTCGTCCAGCTCGAAGAAAGGAGCGGAGAAGAAGGAGAAAGACAAAACGTCTAAGCCACCGAAGAAGAAGCAGCACAGCCAAGAGCCGTTGCCTGTGGTCGGGAAAGAGGTGGAGGTTGTCG GTCATTACGGCGGCTCTTTCGGGCCCGTGGGAGCCGACAGCTCGTCGTCAGGAGAACTGGAGGCCGGCGAGCTGGTGATCGATGACTCCTTCACACACCtgtcaaaaaagaagaaaaagagcaAGAAGAGCAAAAAGAAGAAGGATAAAGAGcgagacagagagcgagagaagggGTCAAGAGAGAAGAAACACAGTAAAGGAGGATCTGGAGGAAAGAAAAGTCCAG GGGATCCGTCTAGAAGCCACTCCCATTCTCACAGCTCGACCAATCACAGTTTATCTGGTGGCATGTACGCTATGGCTCCTCCCACTTTggctcatcatcatcatcatcaaaacGTTGAAGTGATGGtcgagaagaaaaaaaagaaggaagaaaaagagagagagaaacaggagAAGGACAAG TCGAAGAAGAAGAACACAACAGCATATCAGGTGTTCTGTAAAGAGTACAGAGTCAATATCAACGCCGAGCAGCCTGGATTAG TCTTCGGCGAGTTGAGTAAGAAACTCGCAGAGGTGTGGAAACAACTACCTGAAAAAGACAAACTG GTTTGGAGACAGAAAGCTCAATATCTTCAGCACAAGCAGAACAAAGCTGAAGCCATGACAGTCAAACGAAGAACCTCAACAACTTCTGACAGCAAAAGCAAAG GTGTCAGTAAAGCAGTCGGTTTAGGGGCAGGACTGACCCCACAGAGTCGCTCGGCTATGGGCATGTCCTTGTCTCCTGCTCGGGTACCTGACGTTGACCCCATAGACGCGGCTGCTCACCTGCAGCTATTGGGCGAGTCTCTGTCTCTCATTGGACATCGACTTCAGGAAACAGAG GGAATGGTTGCAGTTTCTGGCAGTCTTTCTGTTCTTTTGGACTCGATCTTATGTGCTCTTGGTCCATTAACTTGTCTGACAGCTCAGGTCCCACAGCTCAACGGCTGCCCGAGGAACCTCCTG aaactggactggaatgactgA
- the hmgxb4a gene encoding HMG domain-containing protein 4a isoform X1, translating to MTMAFEEIKKKGMMEVSGMEGDVGLVAGRSQREKRRSYKDLLREEEEIAAQVRKTSKKQHKDSDLFLLGTDSHKKKKKHSSEEYYHRDHHSSGQPAHKKKRKSSDRSPSLSSSHPSNSADTAMGLLEAITSPLATGSDPAPHLHKKPSYPTHASTHSTSKDRKREGGSKSGHLYSHSRPPGSSSSKKHSSSSKSLLFHGGAGKGEPLTLCEAEGLKMKLILSSKEKNDGLETNEGFSFPHHTSSSSSGAVGHHPSSSSKKGAEKKEKDKTSKPPKKKQHSQEPLPVVGKEVEVVGHYGGSFGPVGADSSSSGELEAGELVIDDSFTHLSKKKKKSKKSKKKKDKERDREREKGSREKKHSKGGSGGKKSPGDPSRSHSHSHSSTNHSLSGGMYAMAPPTLAHHHHHQNVEVMVEKKKKKEEKEREKQEKDKSKKKNTTAYQVFCKEYRVNINAEQPGLVFGELSKKLAEVWKQLPEKDKLVWRQKAQYLQHKQNKAEAMTVKRRTSTTSDSKSKGVSKAVGLGAGLTPQSRSAMGMSLSPARVPDVDPIDAAAHLQLLGESLSLIGHRLQETEGMVAVSGSLSVLLDSILCALGPLTCLTAQVPQLNGCPRNLLSNTLDNIAYIMPGL from the exons ATGACCATGGCCTTTGAGGAGATAAAGAAGAAAGGAATGATGG AGGTGTCAGGGATGGAAGGAGACGTTGGTCTTGTTGCCGGTCGCAGCCAGAGGGAGAAGAGGCGGTCGTATAAAGATCTGTTAAGAGAGGAAGAAGAAATCGCAGCGCAGGTGCGCAAAACCTCCAAGAAACAACACAAG GACTCTGATCTTTTTCTATTAGGAACAGATTCtcacaagaaaaaaaagaagcaCTCGAGTGAAGAATACTACCACAGAg ATCATCACAGCTCCGGTCAGCCCGCACACAAGAAAAAGCGCAAGTCTTCAGATCGTTCGCCCTCCCTCTCCTCCTCCCACCCGTCCAATTCCGCAGACACAGCCATGGGCCTCCTGGAGGCCATCACCTCACCGCTGGCCACGGGCTCTGACCCCGCCCCTCACCTCCACAAAAAACCATCTTACCCCACTCACGCCAGCACTCACTCCACCTCCAAAGACCGCAAGCGTGAGGGCGGCTCCAAGAGCGGCCACCTCTACTCCCATTCGCGCCCGCCCGGCTCGTCTTCCTCTAAGAAACACTCCTCATCCTCGAAATCGCTGCTGTTTCATGGAGGAGCTGGGAAAGGAGAGCCGCTGACCCTGTGTGAAGCCGAAGGTCTGAAGATGAAACTCATCCTTTCCTCAAAGGAAAAGAATGACGGTTtagagacaaatgagggattCTCCTTTCCACACCACACGTCTTCCTCATCCTCAGGTGCTGTGGGCCATCATCCGTCGTCCAGCTCGAAGAAAGGAGCGGAGAAGAAGGAGAAAGACAAAACGTCTAAGCCACCGAAGAAGAAGCAGCACAGCCAAGAGCCGTTGCCTGTGGTCGGGAAAGAGGTGGAGGTTGTCG GTCATTACGGCGGCTCTTTCGGGCCCGTGGGAGCCGACAGCTCGTCGTCAGGAGAACTGGAGGCCGGCGAGCTGGTGATCGATGACTCCTTCACACACCtgtcaaaaaagaagaaaaagagcaAGAAGAGCAAAAAGAAGAAGGATAAAGAGcgagacagagagcgagagaagggGTCAAGAGAGAAGAAACACAGTAAAGGAGGATCTGGAGGAAAGAAAAGTCCAG GGGATCCGTCTAGAAGCCACTCCCATTCTCACAGCTCGACCAATCACAGTTTATCTGGTGGCATGTACGCTATGGCTCCTCCCACTTTggctcatcatcatcatcatcaaaacGTTGAAGTGATGGtcgagaagaaaaaaaagaaggaagaaaaagagagagagaaacaggagAAGGACAAG TCGAAGAAGAAGAACACAACAGCATATCAGGTGTTCTGTAAAGAGTACAGAGTCAATATCAACGCCGAGCAGCCTGGATTAG TCTTCGGCGAGTTGAGTAAGAAACTCGCAGAGGTGTGGAAACAACTACCTGAAAAAGACAAACTG GTTTGGAGACAGAAAGCTCAATATCTTCAGCACAAGCAGAACAAAGCTGAAGCCATGACAGTCAAACGAAGAACCTCAACAACTTCTGACAGCAAAAGCAAAG GTGTCAGTAAAGCAGTCGGTTTAGGGGCAGGACTGACCCCACAGAGTCGCTCGGCTATGGGCATGTCCTTGTCTCCTGCTCGGGTACCTGACGTTGACCCCATAGACGCGGCTGCTCACCTGCAGCTATTGGGCGAGTCTCTGTCTCTCATTGGACATCGACTTCAGGAAACAGAG GGAATGGTTGCAGTTTCTGGCAGTCTTTCTGTTCTTTTGGACTCGATCTTATGTGCTCTTGGTCCATTAACTTGTCTGACAGCTCAGGTCCCACAGCTCAACGGCTGCCCGAGGAACCTCCTG TCAAATACTCTGGACAACATCGCTTACATCATGCCTGGACTATGA
- the si:dkeyp-69e1.8 gene encoding GTPase IMAP family member 4 isoform X1, with translation MARQTRAAKQEVKRNSPDLPTSTIVSLLVQTMEGSMPLDIHQEETEQLVDTDDGQSEPQEQALTLVLLGSAGAGKSTAVDAILGGPSDCGTGPETTATADSQKRRVIVSGRQVTVVDTPECLCMERPAEDVRRQFSLCAAFSTPGPHAFLLCVPVHRPSNLELQILETIEKVFGPEAVSKHAMVLYTRMDRLSEDVSLDEYLNTQRADLLELAQKCGGRHHQLTVGTNAEESVKELLEKVERMVKESGTKFYTCPLLQEAERRVGEKEQEILRSRRERGEDDSCMDAEGIRAEAERKVDDLTVEGIADLCVSVPSTSFIRWLWDSVVGWLLWLPNMVRGSTLLGSFVGLFVGGPLGGAMGATVGSVATEMGRRKQKKP, from the exons ATGGCAAGACAGACGCGAGCTgccaaacaggaagtgaagaGAAACAGTCCAGATCTTCCCACAAGCACGATAGTCTCTCTTTTAG TGCAGACCATGGAGGGAAGTATGCCACTTGATATTCACCAGGAAGAGACAGAACAACTAGTAGACACCGATGATGGACAGTCAGAGCCACAGGAACAAG CATTGACGCTGGTGCTGCTCGGCTCAGCGGGTGCTGGGAAAAGCACAGCGGTTGATGCCATCCTGGGCGGCCCGTCTGACTGCGGCACCGGCCCTGAGACAACAGCCACCGCCGACTCTCAGAAGAGACGTGTGATTGTGTCAGGAAGACAG GTGACTGTGGTGGATACACCCGAGTGTTTGTGCATGGAGCGCCCGGCTGAAGATGTCCGTCGCCAGTTCTCACTCTGCGCGGCTTTTTCAACCCCGGGTCCCCACGCATTCCTCCTCTGCGTCCCTGTACACCGCCCTAGCAACCTGGAGCTCCAGATTTTGGAGACCATAGAAAAGGTGTTTGGTCCTGAAGCCGTTAGTAAACACGCAATGGTTCTCTACACTCGCATGGACCGACTGTCTGAAGATGTGTCTCTGGATGAGTATCTCAACACTCAACGGGCGGATCTGCTAGAGCTGGCACAGAAGTGTGGGGGCCGGCATCACCAGCTGACAGTCGGAACGAACGCAGAGGAGAGCGTGAAGGAGCTTCTTGAAAAGGTGGAGCGGATGGTGAAAGAATCCGGGACAAAGTTTTACACCTGCCCTCTGTTGCAGGAGGCAGAGAGGAGAGTAGGAGAAAAAGAGCAGGAGATCTTGAGAAGCagaagagaaagaggagaggaCGATTCGTGCATGGATGCGGAGGGAATCAGGGCTGAAGCGGAGAGAAAAGTGGACGATCTGACGGTTGAGGGCATCGCAGATCTCTGTGTCTCCGTCCCGAGCACTTCGTTCATTCGCTGGTTATGGGACAGTGTGGTGGGGTGGCTCCTGTGGCTCCCGAACATGGTGAGGGGCAGCACTTTACTGGGGTCGTTTGTGGGTTTGTTTGTCGGGGGACCCCTGGGAGGGGCCATGGGGGCAACTGTTGGCTCTGTGGCTACAGAGATGGGTAGACGGAAACAAAAAAAACCCTAA
- the si:dkeyp-69e1.8 gene encoding GTPase IMAP family member 4 isoform X2, with protein MEGSMPLDIHQEETEQLVDTDDGQSEPQEQALTLVLLGSAGAGKSTAVDAILGGPSDCGTGPETTATADSQKRRVIVSGRQVTVVDTPECLCMERPAEDVRRQFSLCAAFSTPGPHAFLLCVPVHRPSNLELQILETIEKVFGPEAVSKHAMVLYTRMDRLSEDVSLDEYLNTQRADLLELAQKCGGRHHQLTVGTNAEESVKELLEKVERMVKESGTKFYTCPLLQEAERRVGEKEQEILRSRRERGEDDSCMDAEGIRAEAERKVDDLTVEGIADLCVSVPSTSFIRWLWDSVVGWLLWLPNMVRGSTLLGSFVGLFVGGPLGGAMGATVGSVATEMGRRKQKKP; from the exons ATGGAGGGAAGTATGCCACTTGATATTCACCAGGAAGAGACAGAACAACTAGTAGACACCGATGATGGACAGTCAGAGCCACAGGAACAAG CATTGACGCTGGTGCTGCTCGGCTCAGCGGGTGCTGGGAAAAGCACAGCGGTTGATGCCATCCTGGGCGGCCCGTCTGACTGCGGCACCGGCCCTGAGACAACAGCCACCGCCGACTCTCAGAAGAGACGTGTGATTGTGTCAGGAAGACAG GTGACTGTGGTGGATACACCCGAGTGTTTGTGCATGGAGCGCCCGGCTGAAGATGTCCGTCGCCAGTTCTCACTCTGCGCGGCTTTTTCAACCCCGGGTCCCCACGCATTCCTCCTCTGCGTCCCTGTACACCGCCCTAGCAACCTGGAGCTCCAGATTTTGGAGACCATAGAAAAGGTGTTTGGTCCTGAAGCCGTTAGTAAACACGCAATGGTTCTCTACACTCGCATGGACCGACTGTCTGAAGATGTGTCTCTGGATGAGTATCTCAACACTCAACGGGCGGATCTGCTAGAGCTGGCACAGAAGTGTGGGGGCCGGCATCACCAGCTGACAGTCGGAACGAACGCAGAGGAGAGCGTGAAGGAGCTTCTTGAAAAGGTGGAGCGGATGGTGAAAGAATCCGGGACAAAGTTTTACACCTGCCCTCTGTTGCAGGAGGCAGAGAGGAGAGTAGGAGAAAAAGAGCAGGAGATCTTGAGAAGCagaagagaaagaggagaggaCGATTCGTGCATGGATGCGGAGGGAATCAGGGCTGAAGCGGAGAGAAAAGTGGACGATCTGACGGTTGAGGGCATCGCAGATCTCTGTGTCTCCGTCCCGAGCACTTCGTTCATTCGCTGGTTATGGGACAGTGTGGTGGGGTGGCTCCTGTGGCTCCCGAACATGGTGAGGGGCAGCACTTTACTGGGGTCGTTTGTGGGTTTGTTTGTCGGGGGACCCCTGGGAGGGGCCATGGGGGCAACTGTTGGCTCTGTGGCTACAGAGATGGGTAGACGGAAACAAAAAAAACCCTAA